The genomic region CAGCTGGGCGACGACCCGGACCAACAGGATGATGATCAGGACGATCAGGCCGAAGACGACGGCGATGAGCAGAACGACCCGGATAGCTCCGGTCAGGACGATGCCTCGGACGATGAGGCTGACGCCGAGCCCGAGCAAAGCCAGGAGCAGCAGCAGGACGAACAGCAGGCCCAGGTCTCGGCCGATGATATGGCCGACGAGGAAACCGGCGAAGAAACTGAGATGCCGGATGGTGAGGCACCACTGGAGCCACCGACCCCGATGCCGCCCTCGGATGCCGACCCCGACTACCGGGTCTATATGGGCGACCACGACGAGGAAATTCGCGCCGAAGATCTGGCTGAGCCGGCCGAGCTGGAACGGCTGCGGGCCTATCTGGACCAGCAGCTGGAACCGCTGAAGGGTGCAGTCAACCGGTTGGCCAACAAGCTGCAGCGCCGCCTGCAGGCGCAGCAGAACCGCTCATGGGAATTTGATCTGGAGGAAGGCATTCTGGATGCCGGCCGTCTGGCACGGGTGGTGGTCAGCCCCACCACGCCGCTGTCGTTCAAGATTGAAAAAGACACCGAGTTCCGCGATACCGTGGTGACGCTGCTGATCGACAATTCCGGCTCGATGCGGGGACGGCCGATTTCCATCGCCGCAATCTGTGCCGACGTGTTGGCCCGCACGCTGGAGCGCTGCAACGTCAAGGTCGAGATCCTCGGCTTTACCACCAGGGCCTGGAAAGGCGGCCAGGCACGCGAAGTCTGGCTGAACGATGGTCGCCCGCAGATGCCGGGCCGATTGAACGATCTGCGCCACATCATCTACAAAAGTGCCGACGCCCCCATGCGCCGCACCCGGCCCAATCTGGGGCTGATGATGAAAGAAGGCCTGCTGAAGGAAAACATCGACGGCGAGGCGCTGGAATGGGCACATCGGCGGATGGCGGCGCGACAGGAATCGCGCAAAATCCTGATGGTGATTTCCGATGGCGCGCCAGTGGATGACAGCACTCTGTCGGTGAACCCCGCCAATTATCTGGAAAAACACCTGCGCGATGTGATTGCCATGGTAGAGAAGAGAAAGATTGTCGAGCTGCTGGCGATTGGCATCGGTCACGACGTGACCCGCTATTACAACCGCGCGGTCACCATCACCGATGTGGAACAGCTGGCCGGCGCGATGACCGAACAGCTGGCAGCGCTGTTTGATTCAGATCCGCGGGCGCGAGCCCGGGTGATGGGGATCAAAAGGGCCGGCTAGCGCCGCCCCTTGCCTCCGGCGGAGGTATTTGGAACAAGAAGAAAATGGGGCGCGTCACCGGCTGGGCGCGCCTTTTTATTTAGGCCCGTATTGGAGGACCCTGCATGTATCAGACATTTGATGTGACCGCCCGCCCGGAACAGGGACCGCCGCGACTGCAGGCTCTGCGGGTTGAGATGACAGCGCAACACCTGGATGGGTTTCTGGTGCCGCGCGCCGATGCGCATCAGGGGGAATATGTGGCGCCTCGCGATGAACGGCTGAGCTGGCTCACCGGGTTTACCGGATCGGCCGGCTTCTGCGCGGTTTTGCAAGACAAGGCCGGGGTCTTCATCGACGGGCGCTATCGCACTCAGGTCAAACGGCAGGTGGCGGATGCCTTCACACCGGTGCCCTGGCCTGAAGTCTCGCTGGCGCAGTGGCTGAAAGAGCAGATGCCCGAAGGCGGCCGCCTTGGCTTTGACCCGTGGTTGCACGCGGCGGGGCAAATGCAAACGCTGCTAAAAGACCTTTGGGGCAGTGGCATTGAGCTGGTGCAGGTGGATAATCTGGTGGACCGGATCTGGCAGGATCAGCCTGATGCCCCCCTACAAAGGGTGAGCGTCCACGCGCTGGATCATGCCGGCGAAAGCGCGGCAGACAAATGTGCCCGTCTTGCCAAGACATTGCGCAAGGCCGGTCAGGCGGCGGCGGTGATCACCCTGCCCGACTCGATCATGTGGCTGCTGAATATTCGCGGTGCCGATATCCCGCGCAACCCGGTGGCACAGGGGTTCGCCATTTTGCATGACGATGGGCGCGTCGATCTGTTTATGGATCAGGCAAAGCTGGTTGGTCTGGCCGATCATCTGGGATCCTCGGTGACGCAGCAGGCCCCAGCCGGTTTCCAGACTGCGGTGGCGGCGCTGACCGGCACTGTTGCAGTGGACGAGACCACGATCCCTCAGGCGCTGGCTGATGTTCTGGGCGACCGTCTGTTGAATGCCGGAGACCCCTGCTCGCTACCCAAGGCGCGCAAGAATACCGCCGAGATCGCCGGCAGTGCCGCGGCGCATCTGCGCGATGCCGGCGCGGTTGTTGAACTGCTGGCCTGGCTGCAGGCGCATGCGCCAGGCAGCCTGACCGAGATCGATGTGGTGGTAAAACTGGAAGACCTGCGCCGCCGCGATCAGATGCTGCGCGACATCAGCTTTGAGACCATCGCCGGCACCGGCGAAAATGGTGCCGTCATGCATTACCGGGTCACCGAGGACAGCAACAGCTGGTTGCAGGATGGTGATCTTCTGGTTCTGGACAGTGGCGGTCAGTATCTGGATGGCACCACCGACATCACCCGCACCCTGCCTATTGGAGCGCCCGGCGAGGACCAGCGGGCGGCCTTTACCCGGGTGCTGCAGGGCATGATTGCCATGTCCCGACTGCGCTGGCCCAAGGGGCTGGCGGGACGGGACATCGAGGCCGTCGGCCGGGTGCCGCTGTGGCAGGCGGGGCAGGATTTCAATCACGGGCTGGGCCATGGTGTCGGCGCGTTTCTGAGTGTTCACGAAGGGCCGCAGCGATTGAGCCGGGCCAGTCATGTTCCACTGGAAACCGGTATGATCCTGTCGAATGAACCAGGCTACTACCGCGAGGGCGCCTTTGGCATCAGGATCGAGAACCTGCTGGTGGTGCAGCCCGCTGCTGAATTGGCCAGCGCCGACCCCGAGAGGCAGATGCTGAGCTGGCAGACTTTGACCTATGTACCAATTGACCGGCGGTTGATCGTCGCTGAGATGCTGAGCTTCGACGAACGGCACTGGCTGAACAGCTACCATCAAGAGGTCGCTGCCAAAATCGGCCCCCTCGTCAGTGCGCAGGCGCGCGCCTGGTTAGAGGATGCAACGGCCGCAATTTGATACCCGGCTGCTAGACAGCTGTTCAAAGCCCAAAAGTACAAAAATGACAGGAAATAGCACATGACGGAGATTCGCATTCGCAAGGTCAGCGGCACCTGGGTTATTCGCTCCGGCGGCGCCATTCTGGGAGAAAGCAATAATGTGCTGGAGCTGAACGAAGGCGAACTGGCGCCGGTGATATACTTCCCGCGCGACGATATTGCCATGGCTCTGCTCGACCAAAGCAGCAAGACCACCCATTGCCCGCATAAGGGTGACGCCAGCTATTTCTCGATCGTCAACAAGTCTTCGGTGACCGAGAATGCCGTTTGGAGCTATGAGAATCCAATCGAGGCCGTCGCAGAAATCAAGGACCACCTAGCCTTTGTGATTGGCGAGTCAGTCAAGGTTGAACAGCTGTAGGGTCTCCACAGACCTGTCTCATATGACCTGCAGCCCGCCTGGAAACAGAAACGGTCTGACGTTGCCGCAATGCGTTCCGTCAGATCAAGGCCGCCCAGCGGCGGACCGATCAGTCCCCCAACCTGCAACAGGGCGCGCGGTTCAACACGGCCCAGGCCGTTGCAACCTGCTCCGCAGTCAGGTTTTTGTCAGTAAAACAAAGAATTACTTAGTTGGCGCCGTGCGGCTTCCATCGCTTCACCCGATCCAACAAAATGCGTTTCGTTTGCACATCTGATCGCGTAATCGATGAGAGCCTCCATTGCCACTCGTTCGTTTTCTTGCTCGCTCATTTTTTTATTTAAATCAGTCTCTTGCGGACCAACTTTCGAGAAGAACATAGTATTCCTTCCGTCGTGCCTGTGAGTAATGCTACTGCCGTATCGCATCCTGTGGCAAACCTATGGACAAGATCAATCGAAAGAAAAAATTAACCTATGCGCAATGTAGATATATCACAGGTCAATGGTCGCATTTTGCGCATATTTCTCGCAGTCTTTGACTTGCAATCGGTAAGCAAAGCGGCGCACCAGTTGGACATCAACCAATCGACGGTCAGCCACAGCATTGAAAAGCTCCGCTCCATTCTGGGCGATGGCCTGTTTGTTCAGGCCGGGCGTGGCATTATCCCCAGCGCCCATGCCGAAATGATGGCTCCCAAGATCCGTCAATTGCTAGCAGATATGGAGGCGCTGGTCGATCTCGGCGACTATGATCCGTTAGAGGACGATGAGCCGTTTACCATCGCAGCTAACGGCAGCACGCTGGCCTGCGGTGTCACCCGGCTGCGTGACAGCATCTGGAGCCATGTCCCTGGAAAGACGGTGATCTTTCGCGAGTTGGGATCCCGCGCCAATGCCGAAATGCTTCTGGACAACGCCAGTGCAAACATCGCCATAACGGTGCGTCCCTCCTCCTATCCACAGGCCTTGAAACATCAGCTGTTATTCACCGACCGGATGGTGGTGTATTATGATGCCTCGATTTTGGGACCTATTCGGACGGTCTCAGATTTCAGCAGCGCCCGCCACGCCACATTGGATTTTGGTGGCCGAGCAAATAGCGAACTGGCGCAAACCTTGGAAAAGCAGGGACTGAGCCGTAAGATATCCTGCATGGCGCCAAATGTTTGGTTGCTGGCCGAGATGATCCGTGGGACCGATCTAATCGCAACACTGCCGTCACAATTGGCACCGACGGTCTTTTACGGGTTGCAATCCTGCGCCCTGCCTCTTGTACAATCCGAGCTGAACTTTGATCTGGTCTGGCACCGCCGCTACGATAACTCCGCCCGTCTGAAATGGCTGCGCGACGTGATCCAGAAATCCATGGCCGCAGAAACCCGCTCCCCAGCAGCGCCTGACCGTGCCTGACCGTGCCTGAGACCTTCAGCTCAGCGATGCTCTTCCGCAGCGGCGGCAGCCAGCGCCCGGTTATAGGCCTTTAGCGCGTCGACATGATACAGCGCCCCCAAGATTTCAGAGCTGTCGCCATTTTGTGAAATCACCGGCAAATAGGCCACATCAGCGCCATCAAAGATCGGCATCGCAGCATCGAGACTGGCGCTGGCAGGCAGTACCAGCCCCCGGTCGACCAGCACCGCACAGTCCTCGGCCGCTGCACAGCGTGGATCCGCCAGTGGCCGCATCATCGTGCCGACCCGGATCGTCGCCAGCAGATAGGCCTGCGGACCAGCTGCGCAGTGAATGCCTCGCTTGGTCAGCTGGGTCAGGAAAAACGAACGATTGACCAGCCGCGAGGCCAGCGCGGTCGACATCGAGACCGCCACCATCACAGCCAGGCCAATTTGCCAATCGCCGGTCAGCTCAAACACAATCAGGGTTGTGGAAATCGGCGCGCCCAGCACGGCGGCGGCCACCGCGCCCATCCCCGCAAAGGCATAGAGCGTGTGGGTGCCCGAGACATCAGGGAGAATCGAGGTGGCGATCAGCCCAAAGGCCAGCCCGGTCAGCGCCCCGATCATCAGCGATGGCGAGAACACGCCGCCGCCCATGCGGCCACCCATGGTGATCGCTACCGCGGCCGTTTTGACCATGGCAAACAGGATCACCTGCCCCAGAACCAGACTGCCGGTCAGGGCCAGCACCGTGGTCTCATAGCCAACGCCGATGACATGCGGAAACCAGATTGCAATAAGCCCCAACAGCACACCGGCCGCCATCGGCCGCAGCCAGCGCGGCAAGGCAAGCCGATCTTGCATATAGCTGCCAACCGCGTCGGCCCAGAATATCGACCGCATCAGCACCACGGCCACCAGACCGCAGATCATTCCCAACAGCAAAAATGCCGGCAGCTCGACGTAGAACTGCAGCGCACCGGGAGTGACCAGGTCGAATTCGGTCACATCGCCATAGGCCATCCGGTTGATCACCGTGCCGGCCACCGAGGCAATCACGATCGGCGCAAAAGCATGCACCGCAAAATGGCGCAGCACCACCTCAAGGGCAAACAGCGCGCCGGCGATGGGCGCATTGAAACTGGCCGAGACCGCCGCCGCCACCGCACAGCCCAAAAGATCCCGCCCGGTCAGGCCATCGGCGCCGATCCGGGTGCTGACCCAGGTCGAAATCACCGCCGCCAGATGCACCACGGGCCCCTCACGCCCAGTGGAGCCGCCGGTGCTCAGGGTTAGGAACGAAGCCAGCGCCGAGGCCAACCCGGCCCGCACCTCAACCCGGCCATCCCCCAGCGCTGCCCCCTCGATCACATCGGCCACCGAGCGCACCCGCCCGTCCGGCGTGAAATGGTGCAGGATCAAGCCAACGATAAGGCCGCCAACCGTAGGAATCAGCAGCACCCAGTACCAATCAAGATTCTGCACAAAACTGTGCAAAAAATGCACATCTTCGGCCCCATAGACCCAGGCCTGAAGCGCTGCGGTGCCCATGCGAAAAAACAGTGCGGCAAATCCGGCGGCAATGCCGATGAGCAGGGCGATGAACCAGAACTGCACCTGGCTGGGGCCGCGCTGGCGAATGAGCCTCCAGCCGTCACGCATCGCAGCCCGAAGCTGTGCCCGCTGGGTCAACGATTCTGAACGGGTACTGTCAGCCATCATATGCCTCTGATCTGGTCCCAAGCTGTTTAGGACAGGGGGATGCTACGAAAAAGACAGTTAATTTTGTCACTAGCCCTCCGCACTATTCAGTTTCTTCAAAGAAACTGACCCGGAAAATTCGAATTTTCCGAATCTGCGGTACAGTTTACCCCACCAGCAACGATCGCGCCGCGGCCCGCGCCTCATCTGTGATGGTGTCGCCGGACACCATCCGGGCAATTTCAGTGATCCGCTCATCGCGGTCTAGCGGCACAACAGTGGACAGGGTGACTTCATTCACCACCTGTTTTTGCACCCGCCAATGATAGGCCCCCAGCGCCGCAACCTGCG from Parasedimentitalea psychrophila harbors:
- a CDS encoding chloride channel protein, which encodes MADSTRSESLTQRAQLRAAMRDGWRLIRQRGPSQVQFWFIALLIGIAAGFAALFFRMGTAALQAWVYGAEDVHFLHSFVQNLDWYWVLLIPTVGGLIVGLILHHFTPDGRVRSVADVIEGAALGDGRVEVRAGLASALASFLTLSTGGSTGREGPVVHLAAVISTWVSTRIGADGLTGRDLLGCAVAAAVSASFNAPIAGALFALEVVLRHFAVHAFAPIVIASVAGTVINRMAYGDVTEFDLVTPGALQFYVELPAFLLLGMICGLVAVVLMRSIFWADAVGSYMQDRLALPRWLRPMAAGVLLGLIAIWFPHVIGVGYETTVLALTGSLVLGQVILFAMVKTAAVAITMGGRMGGGVFSPSLMIGALTGLAFGLIATSILPDVSGTHTLYAFAGMGAVAAAVLGAPISTTLIVFELTGDWQIGLAVMVAVSMSTALASRLVNRSFFLTQLTKRGIHCAAGPQAYLLATIRVGTMMRPLADPRCAAAEDCAVLVDRGLVLPASASLDAAMPIFDGADVAYLPVISQNGDSSEILGALYHVDALKAYNRALAAAAAEEHR
- a CDS encoding LysR family transcriptional regulator, which translates into the protein MRNVDISQVNGRILRIFLAVFDLQSVSKAAHQLDINQSTVSHSIEKLRSILGDGLFVQAGRGIIPSAHAEMMAPKIRQLLADMEALVDLGDYDPLEDDEPFTIAANGSTLACGVTRLRDSIWSHVPGKTVIFRELGSRANAEMLLDNASANIAITVRPSSYPQALKHQLLFTDRMVVYYDASILGPIRTVSDFSSARHATLDFGGRANSELAQTLEKQGLSRKISCMAPNVWLLAEMIRGTDLIATLPSQLAPTVFYGLQSCALPLVQSELNFDLVWHRRYDNSARLKWLRDVIQKSMAAETRSPAAPDRA
- a CDS encoding aminopeptidase P family protein → MYQTFDVTARPEQGPPRLQALRVEMTAQHLDGFLVPRADAHQGEYVAPRDERLSWLTGFTGSAGFCAVLQDKAGVFIDGRYRTQVKRQVADAFTPVPWPEVSLAQWLKEQMPEGGRLGFDPWLHAAGQMQTLLKDLWGSGIELVQVDNLVDRIWQDQPDAPLQRVSVHALDHAGESAADKCARLAKTLRKAGQAAAVITLPDSIMWLLNIRGADIPRNPVAQGFAILHDDGRVDLFMDQAKLVGLADHLGSSVTQQAPAGFQTAVAALTGTVAVDETTIPQALADVLGDRLLNAGDPCSLPKARKNTAEIAGSAAAHLRDAGAVVELLAWLQAHAPGSLTEIDVVVKLEDLRRRDQMLRDISFETIAGTGENGAVMHYRVTEDSNSWLQDGDLLVLDSGGQYLDGTTDITRTLPIGAPGEDQRAAFTRVLQGMIAMSRLRWPKGLAGRDIEAVGRVPLWQAGQDFNHGLGHGVGAFLSVHEGPQRLSRASHVPLETGMILSNEPGYYREGAFGIRIENLLVVQPAAELASADPERQMLSWQTLTYVPIDRRLIVAEMLSFDERHWLNSYHQEVAAKIGPLVSAQARAWLEDATAAI
- a CDS encoding DUF427 domain-containing protein; this encodes MTEIRIRKVSGTWVIRSGGAILGESNNVLELNEGELAPVIYFPRDDIAMALLDQSSKTTHCPHKGDASYFSIVNKSSVTENAVWSYENPIEAVAEIKDHLAFVIGESVKVEQL
- the cobT gene encoding cobaltochelatase subunit CobT; this encodes MKKPNDNPADPFKKALAEATKVMANDAELSVSYTVDPSGLSGDAMRLPQVSRRMTRQEVLLARGTADALALRHRYHDDGVHTKYAPPGDMARDLYEAMETARCEAMGARHMPGTASNIDVKIQNEALRKGYDQCKTASEAPLAVSAGYLIRHLATGRPLPAGAANVMELWRGFIEGQAGDTLENLDQTIDNQAEFARFARQVISDLGYGDQLGDDPDQQDDDQDDQAEDDGDEQNDPDSSGQDDASDDEADAEPEQSQEQQQDEQQAQVSADDMADEETGEETEMPDGEAPLEPPTPMPPSDADPDYRVYMGDHDEEIRAEDLAEPAELERLRAYLDQQLEPLKGAVNRLANKLQRRLQAQQNRSWEFDLEEGILDAGRLARVVVSPTTPLSFKIEKDTEFRDTVVTLLIDNSGSMRGRPISIAAICADVLARTLERCNVKVEILGFTTRAWKGGQAREVWLNDGRPQMPGRLNDLRHIIYKSADAPMRRTRPNLGLMMKEGLLKENIDGEALEWAHRRMAARQESRKILMVISDGAPVDDSTLSVNPANYLEKHLRDVIAMVEKRKIVELLAIGIGHDVTRYYNRAVTITDVEQLAGAMTEQLAALFDSDPRARARVMGIKRAG